A single window of Methanomassiliicoccaceae archaeon DNA harbors:
- the twy1 gene encoding 4-demethylwyosine synthase TYW1: protein MDPKYRSLLEKQQYRLCGDHAAVKLCHWAKESITGRRHCYKQDFYGIVSHRCLQMTPAINECSHQCSFCWRVQGRDYEVTEWMEPKDMLDRLIEQQRMLITGYKGDPRVTPEAFEEASNPDQVAISLAGEPITYPYLSDFFKECHMRGMTTFLVTNGTYPERLEALDELPCQLYVTVAAPDKKTYVDACRPKIDDGWEKIVKTLELLPSLDTRTVIRHTLVDGINFFDPEGYAKLDKIADPDLIEPKGYVFVGGSRQRLSMANMPSFEGILNFSTELGELIGMEVLKERRDSRVVLLGTPGVETDVRKVCAGRLKIH from the coding sequence ATGGACCCGAAATATAGATCCCTGCTCGAAAAACAGCAATACCGTCTCTGCGGGGACCACGCGGCCGTCAAGCTATGCCACTGGGCGAAAGAATCCATAACGGGAAGGAGACATTGTTACAAGCAGGATTTTTACGGGATCGTGAGCCACAGATGCCTTCAGATGACGCCTGCGATCAACGAATGCAGCCATCAGTGCTCGTTCTGTTGGCGTGTCCAGGGCAGGGATTACGAAGTAACGGAATGGATGGAGCCCAAGGACATGCTGGACCGTCTGATCGAACAGCAGCGTATGCTCATAACGGGATACAAAGGAGATCCCCGGGTCACTCCGGAGGCCTTCGAAGAGGCCAGCAATCCGGATCAGGTCGCCATCTCGCTGGCGGGGGAGCCTATCACATACCCGTACCTTTCGGATTTCTTCAAGGAATGCCACATGCGCGGAATGACTACTTTCCTAGTTACGAACGGCACATATCCCGAGAGGCTGGAAGCCCTTGACGAACTGCCGTGCCAGCTCTACGTGACAGTTGCCGCCCCCGACAAAAAGACCTACGTCGATGCCTGCAGGCCGAAGATAGACGACGGATGGGAAAAGATTGTGAAAACGCTGGAACTTCTGCCGTCATTGGATACTAGGACCGTCATCAGGCACACCCTGGTGGATGGGATCAATTTCTTCGATCCCGAAGGTTACGCAAAATTGGATAAAATTGCGGACCCCGACCTCATAGAGCCCAAGGGGTATGTTTTCGTCGGAGGATCTAGGCAACGCCTTTCGATGGCAAACATGCCGTCATTCGAAGGAATACTGAATTTCTCGACGGAATTAGGCGAACTCATCGGCATGGAAGTCCTTAAGGAGCGCCGCGACAGCAGGGTCGTGCTACTCGGAACGCCCGGTGTGGAAACGGACGTGAGGAAGGTCTGTGCCGGCAGGCTCAAAATACATTGA
- a CDS encoding ATP-binding cassette domain-containing protein — MEKAMELRNVSVVRDGKRILDSVSLDIGASENVAVIGPNGSGKTTLIKLLRGDIFPYYDEDRPAVMKIFGEKTWSIYDVRSRMGVVSMDLQSMFSNDAVVVDVILSGYFSSLDIFRNHDITDRMRSGAIRAAEYMGVGHLIDRDLSNLSLGEMRRILIARALVTGPDMLVLDEPMTGLDIVMKSRFRKMFDIMTETGVSIVMITHDLTDIPVTLDRIIMIKDGRVFADGPKTELLTSDTVSALFDEPINVQCIKGIYSMRMDE; from the coding sequence ATGGAGAAGGCAATGGAGCTGAGGAACGTCTCGGTGGTCAGGGACGGAAAGAGGATTCTGGATTCCGTCAGCCTCGATATCGGTGCCTCCGAGAACGTTGCCGTGATAGGTCCGAACGGTTCCGGGAAGACGACACTGATCAAACTTCTGAGGGGAGACATCTTCCCCTATTATGATGAGGACCGGCCGGCGGTCATGAAGATCTTCGGTGAAAAGACGTGGTCCATTTACGATGTCAGAAGCAGGATGGGCGTGGTTTCGATGGACCTGCAAAGCATGTTCAGCAACGATGCGGTCGTCGTGGACGTCATACTGTCGGGATACTTCAGCAGCCTTGACATATTCCGCAACCACGACATCACGGACCGGATGCGTTCGGGCGCGATACGCGCGGCCGAATACATGGGCGTGGGCCATCTTATCGACAGGGACCTGTCCAACCTTTCGCTGGGGGAGATGAGACGCATACTGATAGCACGCGCGCTGGTCACGGGCCCCGACATGCTTGTGCTCGACGAGCCTATGACGGGACTGGATATAGTCATGAAGTCGAGATTCAGAAAGATGTTCGATATCATGACCGAGACGGGAGTGAGCATAGTCATGATAACTCACGACCTTACCGACATCCCCGTCACTTTGGACCGGATAATAATGATAAAAGACGGGCGGGTGTTCGCCGACGGACCCAAAACGGAGCTGCTTACATCCGATACCGTGAGCGCGCTTTTCGATGAACCTATTAATGTACAATGCATTAAAGGGATATATTCAATGAGGATGGACGAGTGA
- a CDS encoding tetratricopeptide repeat protein, producing MRKSDRHLEEALEDYNRKVEEYEENGTNEQLLEAYVNRGCVLSMMDSFISAMTDFDDAEEIMDIMGSLGEKVDAGTYVKAYVSRGEIQTSDGAAGMAEDYATASERLDDLNSSSRHFDQRGIVKMCISCAEDLLDEGYPGNLEPFIVKAEKMLFDKNDTWSRNRYVEALNLMGQAEHEMGRKEESLHYYDRSISVCQELMGENSLDDEMALIFALVSRGDLEVEDESFEDAVRDYEAAIAILEVMLSFHRPETRELLMQVHREVSEVLMGMNESGEAEKHLLRALELNIGKAAVKFAEDDEEHP from the coding sequence ATGAGAAAGTCCGATCGGCACCTCGAAGAGGCACTTGAAGATTACAATAGAAAGGTGGAAGAGTACGAGGAGAACGGGACCAACGAGCAGCTTCTCGAAGCATACGTGAACAGAGGATGCGTCCTTTCGATGATGGACTCTTTCATTTCGGCGATGACGGACTTCGACGATGCAGAAGAAATCATGGACATCATGGGATCTCTTGGGGAAAAAGTCGATGCCGGCACCTATGTAAAGGCATACGTTTCGAGGGGCGAGATCCAAACATCCGACGGGGCCGCAGGAATGGCCGAGGACTATGCCACAGCGTCGGAACGTCTGGACGACCTCAATTCGAGCTCGAGGCATTTCGACCAGCGGGGCATCGTAAAAATGTGCATTTCATGTGCCGAAGACCTCTTGGACGAAGGATATCCGGGAAACCTGGAACCGTTCATCGTCAAAGCGGAGAAGATGCTGTTCGACAAGAATGATACATGGTCCAGGAACCGTTACGTCGAAGCCCTGAATCTGATGGGGCAGGCCGAGCACGAAATGGGCAGAAAAGAGGAATCCCTCCATTACTATGACCGTTCCATATCCGTCTGCCAGGAGCTCATGGGCGAAAACTCCCTCGATGACGAGATGGCGCTGATATTCGCACTTGTGTCGAGAGGGGACCTGGAGGTCGAAGACGAATCGTTCGAGGACGCCGTCAGGGACTATGAGGCCGCCATCGCGATATTGGAAGTGATGCTTTCGTTCCACCGTCCGGAGACCAGGGAGTTGCTTATGCAGGTCCACAGGGAGGTTTCCGAGGTGCTCATGGGGATGAACGAGTCCGGAGAGGCGGAAAAGCATCTCCTTCGCGCGCTGGAGCTGAACATCGGCAAAGCGGCGGTCAAATTCGCCGAGGACGACGAAGAGCACCCCTGA
- a CDS encoding pyridoxamine kinase, with translation MAQKKVVAIHDISCYGRCSLTVALPILSAAGINTPVIPTAVLSTYVGPFPKFTYRDMTEDIIPIVEHWKDMGFEFDAIYTGFLGSKDQVDVVRRAIAMLKGPDTKVYVDPVMADNGELYSTFGPDFPPEMRKLCGDADIIMPNITELTLMLGEPYKEGPYSEEYIMGLLRKSEVLGAGKVVLTGVYFDETELGTAAYDCKTHQVQYVMKERIPGYYHGTGDIFGSGLVAALVHGWSLPDAVDITEDLTISSIRKSVEDKEDIKNGVNFESSLSAFGARVSRVRGHRTVTEKNDVM, from the coding sequence ATGGCCCAAAAGAAGGTCGTCGCAATCCATGACATCTCATGCTACGGAAGATGTTCGCTTACTGTAGCTCTGCCGATCCTTTCGGCCGCCGGCATCAACACCCCGGTCATCCCGACCGCGGTCCTGTCGACATACGTCGGACCGTTTCCGAAATTCACATACCGGGATATGACGGAGGATATCATTCCGATCGTCGAGCACTGGAAAGATATGGGCTTCGAATTCGACGCAATATACACAGGGTTCCTGGGCTCCAAGGACCAGGTCGACGTGGTCAGAAGGGCTATCGCCATGCTGAAGGGACCGGACACCAAAGTGTACGTGGACCCCGTCATGGCCGACAACGGCGAACTGTACTCGACGTTCGGCCCCGACTTCCCGCCCGAGATGCGCAAGCTGTGCGGGGACGCCGACATAATAATGCCGAACATCACAGAACTGACACTAATGCTCGGAGAACCGTACAAAGAAGGCCCCTACTCCGAAGAATATATTATGGGCCTGCTCAGGAAGTCGGAAGTCCTCGGGGCCGGAAAGGTGGTGCTCACCGGCGTATATTTCGACGAAACGGAGCTCGGGACCGCAGCGTACGACTGCAAGACCCATCAGGTGCAGTACGTGATGAAGGAGCGCATACCGGGATACTATCACGGCACGGGGGACATCTTCGGTTCGGGGCTGGTTGCGGCCTTGGTCCACGGATGGTCGCTTCCCGATGCGGTCGATATCACCGAGGACCTGACCATCTCAAGCATCCGTAAGTCCGTCGAGGACAAAGAAGACATCAAGAACGGCGTCAATTTCGAATCGAGCCTGAGCGCTTTCGGCGCCAGGGTCTCCCGCGTCAGAGGCCATCGGACAGTGACGGAAAAGAACGACGTTATGTAG
- a CDS encoding ATP-dependent DNA helicase: MQGLFCKRCRSLNLPGAERCRICGTRLSEDAVSAQSCLLETEDGSEDTFVEDTPAFAETENEAAPYLPYVPRPGQISIISDIRGCLDSSRHIVMESGTGTGKTIVSLSAALEHAIPRKKKVVYLTRTVSQSNQVMSELKAISRVRPVSGLPITGRGRSCLLFRNESLPANVLSSLCENRKRGKGDKCKYYGRTNQMIEAVWDYCRTQFPTSDQLDNYCEARGVCPYEAKKVIMKSADVVVAPYIHILSDNIRDTFMGNMDVDSKDIVVIVDEAHNIIDAAREQESFRISVKMVDAAIDECTTFKATSIGEGIKLEDFLKQTKSIIKKTAVDKLELGKKEEIIERDVLKEGLTQKYDIGEKSLDVAISNMANIGSERTVLLSESDDRKVSDIDTLAISLQSWLGATGSNYIKSIKAGEDGDYLYAACVEPTDVSDFMRGLDGGVHMSGTLRPLEQYVKTMGLPTGTVSKTYPSPFPRENRLVVYMNDVTTKYDEMKKDPSIFSRIERRTAKLCNAVNKNTLVFFTSYGTMNKMRPFLERDITRPMYWECSGQPRRTMEELAQFKKGRDGVFFSVMGGSIAEGMDFPGEELSLAVIIGIPYPPPSLEANALSELYDTRFGQGSGWKFVSEAPATRKIKQAIGRLIRNETDRGMCVIMDKRAARYASDLDARLTKDPIADAERFFEKTDSAENLT; this comes from the coding sequence ATGCAAGGTCTGTTCTGCAAACGCTGTAGAAGCCTGAACCTTCCGGGAGCTGAACGTTGCCGCATCTGCGGCACCCGGTTGAGCGAGGACGCCGTCAGCGCGCAGAGCTGTCTTCTGGAAACGGAAGACGGCAGCGAAGACACATTCGTCGAAGACACTCCGGCGTTCGCCGAAACCGAGAACGAGGCTGCCCCGTACCTACCGTACGTCCCGCGCCCCGGGCAGATATCGATAATCAGCGACATCAGGGGCTGTCTGGACTCCTCCCGCCATATCGTAATGGAATCCGGGACCGGTACAGGCAAGACCATAGTTTCCTTATCGGCCGCGCTGGAGCACGCCATTCCCAGGAAGAAGAAGGTCGTTTACCTCACACGAACGGTATCTCAGAGCAATCAGGTGATGAGCGAGCTTAAGGCCATATCCAGGGTTAGGCCCGTTTCGGGCCTCCCGATAACGGGGCGCGGACGTTCGTGCCTCCTTTTCAGGAACGAGTCGCTTCCCGCGAACGTCCTTTCCTCGCTGTGCGAGAACCGCAAGCGGGGAAAGGGGGACAAATGCAAATATTACGGGCGTACGAACCAGATGATCGAGGCAGTATGGGATTACTGCAGGACCCAATTCCCGACATCCGATCAGCTGGACAATTATTGCGAGGCCAGGGGCGTGTGCCCCTACGAGGCTAAAAAGGTGATAATGAAGTCTGCCGACGTAGTCGTGGCGCCCTATATCCACATCCTCTCGGACAACATACGGGATACGTTCATGGGCAACATGGACGTAGACAGTAAAGACATCGTGGTGATAGTCGACGAGGCCCACAACATAATCGATGCGGCAAGGGAGCAGGAGAGCTTCCGCATATCGGTCAAAATGGTGGATGCGGCGATAGACGAATGCACAACCTTCAAGGCCACCTCAATAGGTGAGGGGATAAAACTCGAGGATTTCCTAAAGCAGACAAAGTCAATCATCAAGAAAACTGCCGTCGATAAGCTGGAACTTGGAAAAAAAGAGGAGATCATAGAAAGGGACGTCCTCAAGGAAGGGCTGACCCAGAAATACGATATCGGCGAGAAAAGCTTGGATGTCGCCATATCAAACATGGCTAACATAGGTTCCGAGAGGACGGTGCTGCTGTCAGAGAGCGACGACCGCAAGGTATCGGACATAGATACGCTGGCAATATCTCTGCAGAGCTGGCTTGGCGCCACGGGAAGCAACTACATCAAATCGATAAAGGCCGGCGAAGACGGGGATTATCTTTACGCGGCATGCGTGGAACCGACCGACGTGTCGGACTTCATGCGGGGCCTGGACGGCGGGGTGCACATGTCCGGTACCCTGCGCCCCTTGGAACAGTATGTCAAGACAATGGGGCTTCCTACAGGGACGGTAAGCAAGACCTACCCGTCCCCGTTTCCAAGAGAGAACCGCCTCGTCGTCTACATGAACGATGTCACCACAAAATATGACGAGATGAAAAAGGATCCCAGCATCTTCTCCAGGATAGAGCGCAGGACCGCCAAGCTCTGCAATGCTGTCAACAAGAACACTCTCGTTTTCTTTACATCTTACGGAACAATGAACAAGATGAGGCCGTTCCTGGAGCGGGACATAACCCGGCCGATGTATTGGGAATGCTCCGGTCAGCCACGCCGTACAATGGAAGAGCTGGCACAGTTCAAAAAAGGGCGTGACGGAGTATTCTTCAGCGTAATGGGGGGGTCCATAGCAGAAGGAATGGACTTTCCCGGCGAGGAGCTTTCTCTGGCGGTTATAATCGGGATACCTTATCCGCCTCCCTCGCTGGAGGCCAACGCGCTTTCCGAACTATATGATACAAGGTTCGGCCAGGGTTCGGGATGGAAGTTCGTCAGCGAGGCCCCGGCCACAAGAAAGATAAAGCAGGCTATCGGACGTCTGATACGAAACGAGACCGACAGGGGCATGTGCGTGATCATGGACAAACGCGCCGCGAGATACGCTTCCGATCTGGACGCACGTCTGACCAAGGACCCTATCGCTGACGCAGAGCGGTTCTTTGAAAAGACCGATTCTGCTGAGAACCTGACCTGA
- a CDS encoding GNAT family N-acetyltransferase, with amino-acid sequence MASEIWHEAYADMVTDAQIEYMLEKNLSTGSIGKQISEGTVYELIVENGKDVGFIAYKKDDGRLFLSKFYIKKDYRGSGLAKYSLRHIVDIAERMGLRSIYLTVHRKNARAISAYEHMGFVALEDVDRDIGNGFLMCDHIMELPVGKS; translated from the coding sequence ATGGCATCCGAAATCTGGCATGAGGCCTACGCGGACATGGTGACCGATGCTCAGATCGAATACATGCTTGAAAAGAATCTGTCAACGGGATCGATCGGAAAGCAGATCTCCGAAGGCACGGTCTATGAGTTAATTGTAGAAAACGGCAAGGACGTGGGGTTCATTGCGTATAAAAAGGACGACGGAAGGCTGTTCCTAAGTAAATTCTACATAAAGAAGGACTACAGAGGATCCGGTCTTGCCAAGTACTCTTTACGGCATATCGTGGATATCGCCGAGAGGATGGGGCTCAGGTCCATCTATCTGACGGTCCACAGGAAAAACGCCAGGGCGATCTCCGCCTACGAGCACATGGGATTCGTCGCCTTGGAGGACGTCGATAGGGATATCGGGAACGGATTCTTGATGTGCGACCATATCATGGAGCTGCCCGTCGGCAAGAGCTGA
- the sfsA gene encoding DNA/RNA nuclease SfsA, giving the protein MIYPDTVSATFIERPNRFIAKVELDGEEVICHVKNTGRCREILVPGTKVILAHSDDSKRKTSYDLISAYKGDVLINIDSQAPNAVYAEAISLGRIYNGPTLVKREARHGDSRFDFYIEDNGRKIFAEVKGVTLEDNGKVLFPDAPTERGVKHLRGLAHCVSEGYSASSVFVVQMSEADYFVPNYEMHEEFGIALEEAVSAGVEVTAYTCEVSENSLHLAHRIPIKLRNGVTL; this is encoded by the coding sequence ATGATATATCCCGACACGGTCAGCGCAACTTTCATCGAGCGGCCCAACCGGTTCATCGCCAAAGTGGAACTTGACGGTGAAGAAGTGATATGCCACGTAAAGAACACGGGACGTTGCAGAGAGATATTGGTACCCGGAACAAAGGTAATACTGGCACATTCCGACGATTCCAAAAGGAAGACGTCTTATGACCTCATTTCGGCATACAAGGGGGATGTCCTCATCAACATCGATTCACAAGCGCCCAACGCCGTATATGCCGAGGCCATATCTCTCGGCAGGATCTACAACGGCCCGACACTGGTGAAAAGGGAGGCAAGGCACGGAGATTCGCGTTTCGACTTCTATATCGAGGATAATGGAAGGAAGATCTTCGCTGAGGTAAAAGGCGTGACGTTGGAAGACAACGGAAAGGTCCTTTTCCCCGATGCGCCTACAGAAAGAGGAGTCAAGCATCTAAGAGGTCTGGCACATTGTGTTTCAGAGGGATATTCGGCGTCATCGGTTTTCGTGGTACAGATGTCGGAGGCGGACTATTTCGTTCCGAATTACGAGATGCACGAGGAGTTCGGGATCGCACTGGAAGAAGCCGTCTCCGCAGGTGTGGAAGTTACGGCGTACACATGCGAAGTCAGTGAAAATTCTTTACATCTGGCACATCGCATTCCCATAAAATTGAGGAACGGAGTTACGCTATAA
- a CDS encoding helix-turn-helix domain-containing protein codes for MDPPRYDCAADATMSVIEGRWKTTILCLLSKHGTLRFSEIRKMIPPISPRILTKQLRELESDGIVDRNVTGDRLFKVEYSLTDRGRSLGPVLGCLAKWGLENVFKDVILLE; via the coding sequence ATGGACCCGCCAAGATATGACTGCGCTGCAGATGCCACAATGTCTGTCATCGAAGGCAGATGGAAGACCACGATCCTGTGCCTTCTGTCCAAACACGGGACCCTGCGTTTCTCCGAGATCAGGAAAATGATACCGCCGATATCCCCACGGATACTGACCAAACAATTACGAGAATTGGAGTCGGACGGTATAGTCGACCGGAACGTAACTGGGGACAGATTGTTCAAAGTTGAATATTCGCTGACCGACAGAGGCCGCTCCCTAGGCCCGGTTCTCGGATGCCTGGCGAAATGGGGCCTCGAAAACGTGTTCAAGGACGTTATATTGTTAGAGTGA
- a CDS encoding nitroreductase family protein: protein MNPVLENINTRVSVREYTEEKVPEETIMDLLKAGFRGPNAMNRQALAFAVVENRERAKEYSDRAKNLRIEGEKLKCSPNEGIIDKLSREDFNIFFNSPVQIFIFASPDAVEPVEDASIAAENIMLAAHSMGLGSCFIGFAQGLGRDTGFRKDLGVPDDHMYLAAITLGRPAGQTPVKPRKEVKVLGWIR, encoded by the coding sequence ATGAATCCGGTCCTGGAGAATATCAACACCCGCGTATCCGTACGTGAATACACAGAAGAGAAAGTACCCGAAGAAACGATAATGGATCTTCTTAAGGCAGGATTCCGTGGCCCCAACGCAATGAACAGGCAGGCCCTGGCTTTTGCGGTTGTCGAGAACAGGGAACGTGCCAAGGAATACTCCGATAGGGCCAAGAACCTCAGGATAGAGGGCGAGAAGCTTAAGTGCAGTCCGAACGAGGGCATTATCGATAAGCTATCCCGCGAGGACTTCAATATATTCTTCAACTCCCCGGTACAGATATTCATTTTCGCATCGCCCGATGCCGTAGAGCCTGTGGAAGACGCATCGATCGCGGCCGAGAACATAATGCTTGCAGCCCATTCCATGGGCCTAGGAAGCTGTTTCATAGGCTTCGCCCAGGGACTGGGACGCGACACGGGATTCCGAAAGGACCTGGGCGTCCCTGACGATCATATGTATTTGGCTGCGATAACGCTTGGAAGGCCGGCCGGCCAGACTCCGGTAAAGCCCAGGAAAGAGGTCAAGGTCCTGGGCTGGATCAGATGA
- a CDS encoding flavodoxin family protein — translation MSDIIAIISSPRTGCNSETIARAVAEGAEEKGNKVRFVHIKDLTLNPCKACNYCKKNDRCIIRDEISELIESIRKCDGLILTSPLYFGQTCAQYRVFEDRLYSGIGPNGSNIPAGKKVVSVVTCGSDGDDAQIRADHMNHVLKKYFGGVPIGTVTFKDMGDKDAASKDHAVLKKAKDLGMKF, via the coding sequence ATGTCTGACATAATCGCAATCATTAGCAGCCCGAGGACCGGATGTAACTCAGAGACCATCGCCAGAGCTGTTGCGGAGGGCGCTGAGGAGAAAGGGAACAAAGTCAGGTTTGTCCACATAAAAGATCTGACCCTCAACCCGTGCAAAGCCTGCAACTACTGCAAAAAGAACGACAGGTGCATCATCAGGGACGAGATCTCGGAATTGATCGAAAGCATCAGGAAATGCGATGGGCTCATTCTCACGTCGCCGCTGTACTTCGGTCAGACATGTGCGCAGTACCGTGTGTTCGAGGACCGTCTGTATTCTGGTATCGGACCCAACGGAAGCAACATTCCTGCCGGTAAAAAGGTCGTATCCGTAGTTACGTGCGGTTCGGACGGCGACGACGCCCAGATCCGGGCCGATCATATGAACCACGTGCTCAAGAAATATTTCGGCGGAGTTCCCATCGGGACCGTTACATTCAAGGACATGGGCGACAAGGACGCCGCGTCCAAGGACCACGCGGTTCTTAAGAAGGCCAAGGACCTGGGAATGAAGTTCTGA
- a CDS encoding Na+-dependent transporter encodes MALIDVFADLKVWISLGFIAGLLFGSIGQVASSVMIIVLIMQMSVSLDGLTFRKEDMKSYRKPILWGIVCCFVVNSAITIFIGSMFIPTSTAIWYGWVMLASVPSAVSVVSASLYLNGDTKATVLMTSAIYISALAITPLISWALLGSAVSPLEVLRYIALFIAIPLVASQVLKRFSLPRRGKIVFINVMMFFLMFLALGSNRDYIISELDIVLWIILACFVKIFVLGIVATYILKKSAVSRDMGMIYILFTVWKNSGMAVSLSMVLLAGMTEAAVPCAISLIMETIWFTIFTTYSEKIWPKEKKGAVLSG; translated from the coding sequence ATGGCCCTTATCGATGTCTTTGCGGATCTCAAAGTCTGGATATCATTGGGATTCATCGCAGGTCTGCTGTTCGGTTCCATAGGGCAGGTCGCATCGTCCGTAATGATAATCGTGCTCATAATGCAGATGAGCGTTTCCCTGGATGGGCTGACCTTCCGCAAGGAAGATATGAAAAGTTACCGGAAACCTATACTTTGGGGAATAGTCTGCTGTTTTGTCGTAAATTCCGCGATAACGATATTCATCGGTTCGATGTTCATACCGACAAGCACAGCGATATGGTATGGCTGGGTCATGCTAGCGTCTGTGCCATCTGCGGTTTCCGTCGTTTCCGCATCCCTCTACCTTAACGGTGACACCAAGGCGACGGTCCTGATGACCAGTGCGATCTACATCTCGGCCCTGGCGATAACTCCTCTGATAAGTTGGGCCCTTTTGGGTTCGGCAGTGAGCCCGCTGGAAGTATTGCGGTACATAGCGCTTTTCATCGCGATACCATTGGTCGCGTCTCAGGTGTTAAAGAGATTTTCCCTTCCGCGGCGCGGAAAGATCGTATTCATCAACGTCATGATGTTCTTTTTGATGTTTCTGGCACTCGGGTCGAACAGGGATTACATAATCTCGGAGCTCGACATAGTGCTCTGGATAATCCTCGCATGTTTTGTTAAGATATTCGTGCTCGGCATCGTCGCGACATATATTCTGAAAAAATCGGCAGTGAGCCGCGACATGGGGATGATATACATCTTATTCACGGTATGGAAAAACTCCGGGATGGCTGTTTCCCTAAGCATGGTGCTCCTCGCAGGGATGACCGAGGCCGCAGTACCTTGCGCCATATCCCTCATAATGGAAACTATCTGGTTCACGATATTCACGACCTACAGCGAAAAGATATGGCCGAAAGAAAAGAAGGGCGCAGTTTTAAGCGGTTGA
- a CDS encoding zinc ribbon domain-containing protein, translating to MTRYICSECGSEIPYVSDFCYQCGSLKSDAFKIDGGNMDLGEVPCPNCGKPIDEGVKFCRHCGIETESVPVQKVMGRSYGLIPMTLKKNGALAMGLAFLFGFLGIYGLGHLALKKWSRGVMFLAMSAVNWYIYIVTGDFITMVMLISLFIFFRQSMEVTALAYGRE from the coding sequence GTGACCAGGTATATTTGTTCCGAATGCGGGAGCGAGATCCCGTATGTTTCGGATTTCTGTTATCAATGCGGCAGCCTGAAGAGCGATGCTTTCAAGATAGACGGCGGCAACATGGATCTGGGAGAGGTTCCCTGCCCCAACTGCGGAAAACCCATCGACGAAGGCGTAAAGTTCTGCAGGCACTGCGGCATCGAGACGGAATCGGTCCCCGTCCAGAAAGTGATGGGGAGGTCATATGGATTAATTCCTATGACTCTAAAGAAGAACGGCGCCTTGGCCATGGGCCTGGCGTTCCTTTTCGGGTTCCTCGGCATATACGGCCTTGGCCACCTGGCACTGAAAAAGTGGTCCAGAGGGGTCATGTTCCTGGCTATGTCGGCAGTGAATTGGTATATCTATATCGTGACCGGGGACTTCATCACGATGGTGATGCTGATATCGCTTTTCATTTTCTTCAGACAGTCTATGGAAGTGACGGCCCTGGCTTACGGGAGGGAATGA
- a CDS encoding flavodoxin domain-containing protein: protein MTETVVIYASKLGSTGKTAHYIAEELGADIFDLKEQSIIDLSRFDRVIIGTGIYAGKPNKLVASFIQHNKGQLDGRNVGLFLCCAFRDDEAAAQCETVSKELGIGDAVFFSGVRKQLRKGQLPGVDSYISKLKIVG, encoded by the coding sequence ATGACGGAGACCGTTGTGATTTACGCTTCAAAGCTGGGAAGCACGGGGAAAACCGCACATTACATCGCGGAAGAGCTCGGGGCCGACATATTCGACCTCAAGGAACAGTCCATCATCGATCTTTCGCGTTTCGACCGTGTTATAATCGGCACCGGAATATATGCGGGGAAGCCGAACAAACTTGTCGCCTCGTTCATACAGCACAACAAAGGACAGCTCGATGGGCGGAATGTCGGATTGTTCTTATGTTGTGCATTCAGGGACGATGAGGCCGCCGCCCAATGCGAGACCGTTTCAAAAGAGCTCGGAATCGGGGATGCTGTATTCTTCTCGGGTGTCAGGAAACAGCTCAGAAAAGGCCAGTTGCCCGGAGTGGACAGTTACATATCGAAGCTTAAGATCGTCGGATGA